A window from Borrelia sp. P9F1 encodes these proteins:
- the prfB gene encoding peptide chain release factor 2 (programmed frameshift) gives MKERINELMEQVENVWRKIFDSHTIKAQIKEYEIQKNDENFWNDNKKAQEILRKQNVLKNKVEPWEDLICKLKDLKELCELAESDEDIRLLECDFKTIRDTFKTLLTLSYFKEEIDINNAFLTIHSGAGGTEACDWVSMLYRMYSRYAERRGYKTELIDLLEAEGGIKSVTVEVKGEYSYGLLKSEVGIHRLVRISPFDTAKKRHTSFASVFIAPVIDDKIEIIIKPEDIRVDTYRASGAGGQHVNKTSSAVRITHLKTGIVTQSQSDRSQHKNKELAMKVLKSRLYEHYREIEQQKNKSEQEEKKDISWGNQIRSYVFQPYNLVKDHRTKFENPNVISVMDGNIDNFIEEYLKWKNLSSIQ, from the exons ATGAAAGAAAGAATTAATGAATTGATGGAACAAGTTGAAAATGTTTGGAGGAA AATCTTTGACAGCCATACGATTAAGGCACAAATCAAAGAATACGAAATACAAAAGAATGATGAAAATTTCTGGAATGACAACAAAAAAGCACAGGAAATTCTTAGAAAGCAAAATGTTTTGAAAAATAAAGTAGAACCTTGGGAAGATTTAATATGTAAGCTTAAAGACTTGAAAGAGCTCTGCGAGCTTGCGGAGAGTGACGAGGACATAAGACTATTAGAATGCGATTTTAAGACAATAAGAGATACGTTTAAAACCCTTCTCACGTTATCTTATTTTAAAGAAGAAATTGATATAAATAATGCGTTCTTGACAATACACTCAGGCGCAGGCGGTACAGAAGCATGTGATTGGGTAAGTATGCTGTATCGAATGTACTCAAGGTATGCAGAAAGACGAGGATATAAGACGGAACTTATAGACTTACTTGAAGCTGAGGGGGGAATTAAATCTGTTACAGTTGAAGTAAAAGGAGAATACTCGTATGGTCTTTTAAAAAGCGAAGTGGGAATACATCGACTCGTAAGAATTTCTCCTTTTGATACCGCTAAAAAAAGACACACCTCCTTTGCTTCTGTTTTTATTGCTCCTGTAATTGATGACAAAATTGAAATAATAATTAAACCAGAAGACATTAGAGTAGACACATACAGGGCCTCTGGTGCTGGGGGACAACATGTTAATAAAACATCATCAGCAGTAAGAATTACTCATCTTAAAACAGGAATAGTAACTCAGTCTCAAAGCGATAGAAGCCAACATAAAAATAAAGAATTAGCAATGAAAGTACTCAAATCAAGGCTTTATGAACATTACAGAGAAATTGAGCAACAAAAAAATAAATCTGAACAAGAGGAAAAAAAAGATATCTCTTGGGGCAACCAAATAAGATCTTATGTATTTCAGCCTTACAATTTGGTAAAGGATCACAGAACAAAATTTGAAAATCCTAATGTTATATCTGTTATGGACGGAAACATTGATAACTTTATAGAAGAATATCTGAAGTGGAAAAATTTAAGCTCAATACAATAG